A window of Candidatus Pantoea floridensis contains these coding sequences:
- a CDS encoding DUF1158 domain-containing protein codes for MNNPFETLIIPGGILLLGFLSALLLPAPSFGIELAKRLQESLHLMDVNQLYTIVFSLWFLLLGAIEFFVIRFLWRRRSR; via the coding sequence ATGAATAACCCATTCGAAACGCTGATTATCCCGGGTGGCATTCTGCTGCTGGGCTTTCTCTCCGCTCTGCTGCTGCCCGCGCCCTCGTTTGGCATTGAGCTGGCAAAACGGCTGCAGGAAAGTTTGCATCTGATGGATGTTAATCAGCTGTATACGATTGTTTTTAGCCTGTGGTTTTTGCTGCTGGGTGCCATTGAGTTTTTCGTCATTCGTTTCCTGTGGCGACGTCGTTCGCGTTGA
- the mntP gene encoding manganese efflux pump MntP, giving the protein MTFIATLILAFGMSMDAFAAALGKGASLHRPNFKEALRTGLIFGVIEMLTPLIGWAIGLAASRYVMAWDHWVAFGLLTILGGRMIMEGFRQTADEPCEAPQRHGFMVLALTAVATSLDALAVGVGLAFLQVNIIMTAVTIGAATTVMATTGVLVGRFIGPVMGKWAEVLGGVVLISIGCTILSEHMGWFS; this is encoded by the coding sequence ATGACATTTATCGCAACCCTGATTCTGGCCTTTGGTATGTCGATGGACGCTTTCGCCGCAGCACTGGGCAAAGGCGCATCATTGCATCGCCCGAATTTCAAAGAAGCGCTGCGTACTGGCTTAATCTTTGGCGTGATCGAAATGCTGACGCCGCTGATTGGCTGGGCGATTGGTCTCGCGGCCAGCCGCTACGTTATGGCGTGGGATCACTGGGTAGCGTTTGGCCTGTTAACCATACTGGGCGGTCGTATGATCATGGAAGGTTTCCGTCAAACGGCCGATGAGCCTTGCGAAGCGCCGCAGCGGCACGGTTTTATGGTGCTGGCATTAACCGCCGTTGCTACCAGCCTGGATGCGCTGGCGGTCGGTGTTGGGTTGGCGTTCCTGCAGGTTAATATCATTATGACCGCCGTTACCATTGGCGCCGCGACCACCGTGATGGCGACCACCGGCGTGCTGGTAGGACGCTTTATTGGTCCGGTGATGGGCAAATGGGCTGAAGTCCTCGGTGGCGTGGTACTGATCAGTATTGGCTGCACCATTTTAAGCGAGCACATGGGCTGGTTCAGCTAA
- the azuC gene encoding stress response protein AzuC, which translates to MKRFFRYVFRSYVETFKHVPPGALN; encoded by the coding sequence ATGAAACGCTTTTTCCGCTACGTGTTCCGTTCTTATGTCGAAACCTTCAAACACGTACCGCCGGGCGCGCTTAATTAA
- the dgcN gene encoding N-acetyltransferase DgcN gives MLIPQPYLLFLGDVTDPLAAKTARGIQVWRPEQCVGEIKLPGCTVSLGLEELDIAAAKARGTKTLVLGTANAGGYLPTHWLDTVKSAIAAGMNVASGLHHRLVDEPELVALAEAQGVKLFDLRHMRPKLNVGSGKKRTGKRVLTVGTDCSVGKMYTSLALEAAMRERGMKADFRATGQTGILVAGEGIAIDAVIADFIAGAAEALSPANDADHWDIVEGQGSLFHPSYAGVSMGLIHGAQPHWLVMCHEMGRPHMRHLPHQPMVSLKDCVEANLRAAHVTSEVVQLAGFAINTSNYSEQEARAYCSEISAEFGVPATDPVRFGMADIAALLQERG, from the coding sequence ATGCTTATCCCTCAACCTTATTTACTCTTCCTCGGCGACGTTACCGATCCATTGGCCGCTAAAACCGCGCGCGGCATTCAGGTATGGCGACCCGAGCAGTGCGTTGGCGAAATCAAACTGCCAGGCTGCACCGTTAGCCTTGGCCTCGAAGAACTGGATATCGCCGCCGCCAAAGCGCGCGGCACCAAAACGCTGGTGCTTGGCACCGCCAATGCCGGTGGTTACCTGCCAACACACTGGCTCGACACGGTGAAAAGCGCCATTGCTGCCGGGATGAACGTCGCCAGCGGCTTGCACCACCGTTTAGTCGATGAACCGGAATTGGTCGCGTTAGCAGAAGCGCAAGGGGTTAAGCTGTTTGACCTGCGCCATATGCGTCCAAAACTGAACGTGGGAAGTGGTAAAAAGCGTACAGGTAAGCGAGTGCTTACTGTTGGCACCGACTGCTCGGTGGGCAAAATGTACACCTCGCTGGCGCTGGAAGCGGCGATGCGCGAACGCGGCATGAAAGCCGATTTCCGCGCTACCGGTCAGACCGGCATTTTAGTGGCAGGCGAAGGGATTGCGATTGACGCGGTGATTGCCGACTTCATCGCCGGTGCGGCCGAAGCATTGTCGCCTGCCAATGATGCCGATCACTGGGATATCGTTGAAGGCCAGGGTTCATTGTTCCATCCCTCTTACGCCGGCGTCAGTATGGGACTGATCCACGGTGCACAGCCGCATTGGCTGGTGATGTGTCACGAAATGGGCCGTCCGCATATGCGTCATCTGCCGCATCAGCCGATGGTGAGCCTGAAGGATTGTGTCGAAGCCAACCTGCGCGCGGCGCACGTCACCAGCGAGGTTGTGCAACTGGCCGGTTTTGCCATCAACACCTCGAACTATAGCGAACAGGAAGCGCGCGCCTACTGCAGCGAAATCAGCGCTGAATTCGGCGTGCCGGCCACCGATCCGGTGCGATTTGGCATGGCGGATATCGCCGCGCTGCTGCAGGAGCGTGGCTAA
- the dgcA gene encoding N-acetyl-D-Glu racemase DgcA, translating into MRRMQIEVLELPLARPFAISRGTRTAVTVIRVTLEQNGFIGRGECTPTPRYDETPESVNAELETLRADIEAGLSRLDLQSRLSAGAARNALDCALWRLDAALAKHTLWQQCGRAQPPSVITAETLSLDSIENMAAAAADAVSRGAILLKIKLNRDEILEKVAAIRQAAPRATLIIDANEAWSGVDLPSLLNALVSYNIAMVEQPLPAGQDQALQRFAHPIPICADESCHTREDIAPLRNRYEMINIKLDKCGGLTEALAMVEEAQKCDMRLMVGCMLGSSLAMEAALPVAIAAEHVDLDGPIWLAADSSPFLSYAQGRIWL; encoded by the coding sequence ATGCGGCGCATGCAGATTGAAGTGCTGGAGCTGCCGCTGGCGCGTCCATTTGCCATCTCGCGCGGCACGCGTACGGCGGTCACGGTGATTCGCGTGACGCTGGAGCAGAACGGCTTCATTGGTCGGGGCGAATGTACGCCAACGCCGCGCTACGATGAAACGCCGGAAAGCGTCAACGCTGAACTGGAAACGCTGCGCGCCGACATTGAAGCGGGCTTGAGCCGCCTCGATCTGCAAAGCCGTTTGTCTGCGGGTGCAGCGCGTAATGCGCTGGACTGTGCGCTGTGGCGCCTGGATGCCGCGCTGGCGAAGCACACGCTGTGGCAACAGTGCGGTCGCGCTCAGCCGCCTTCGGTGATTACCGCCGAAACTCTCAGCCTCGATTCCATCGAGAACATGGCCGCCGCGGCTGCCGATGCGGTATCGCGCGGTGCCATCCTATTGAAAATCAAACTTAATCGCGACGAGATTCTTGAAAAAGTCGCGGCGATCCGTCAGGCCGCGCCGCGCGCTACCTTAATCATTGATGCCAATGAAGCCTGGTCGGGCGTCGATCTGCCCAGCCTGCTCAATGCGCTGGTTAGCTACAACATCGCGATGGTCGAGCAACCGCTGCCGGCGGGCCAGGATCAGGCGCTGCAGCGGTTTGCGCACCCGATTCCAATCTGTGCCGATGAGAGCTGCCACACGCGAGAAGACATCGCGCCGCTGCGCAATCGCTACGAGATGATCAACATCAAGCTGGATAAGTGCGGGGGGCTCACCGAAGCGCTGGCGATGGTGGAAGAGGCGCAGAAGTGCGATATGCGGCTGATGGTGGGCTGCATGCTCGGCTCATCGCTGGCGATGGAGGCGGCGCTGCCGGTGGCGATAGCCGCCGAACATGTCGATCTCGATGGCCCGATCTGGCTGGCCGCCGACAGCTCGCCGTTCCTTTCTTACGCTCAAGGCCGAATCTGGCTGTAA
- a CDS encoding ABC transporter ATP-binding protein, giving the protein MTDTLLTPYAASVAGSEPVLAIQDLSVSFRGRSGENQALKGISFNIHQGEIVAVVGESGSGKSVTSLAVMGLLAASGRIDRGSMQFRDRQGNAHQLANLTEAQRRTLRGREMAMIFQEPMTSLNPVLRVGDQLTEALRDHQICDKSQAEARARELLRQVRIADVDRVMKSYPHSLSGGMRQRVMIAQALACDPQLLIADEPTTALDVTVQARILHILRDLQREKQMAVLFITHDMGVVAEIADRVVVMLRGEVVEQGTVSDIFSAPQHPYTKALLAAVPKLGDMREHAWPQRFPLLGSEANDRSEQRTARYDQTPLLDVRGLKVYYPIRSGIFSALTHQVHAVEQIDFSLWPGETLAIVGESGCGKSTTGRALMRLINSDADSIHFQGNEIANLKEAQFQPLRREIQMVFQDPYASLNPRLTVGFTIAEPLLLHGMVKSLDEASPQVDALLKSVGLLPEHARRYPHEFSGGQRQRIAIARAMALKPKVIIADEAVSALDVSIQAQVVNLMMDLQQQTGVAWIFISHDMAVVERIANRVAVMYLGQIVELGPRQSVFNQPQHPYTQRLLASVPVADPQNRQPRTFEESEIPSPLRKVGETVIKPRYRQVAPQHWVADCVSR; this is encoded by the coding sequence ATGACGGACACTTTACTTACCCCCTACGCCGCCAGCGTTGCCGGTTCTGAGCCGGTGCTCGCGATTCAGGATCTCAGCGTCAGTTTTCGCGGCCGCAGCGGCGAGAATCAGGCGCTGAAGGGCATCAGTTTTAACATTCATCAGGGCGAAATTGTCGCCGTGGTGGGCGAAAGCGGCTCGGGAAAATCGGTCACTTCGCTGGCGGTGATGGGCTTGCTGGCCGCCTCTGGGCGCATCGATCGCGGCAGCATGCAGTTTCGCGATCGCCAGGGCAACGCCCATCAGTTGGCCAACCTTACTGAAGCTCAGCGCCGCACTTTGCGTGGCCGTGAGATGGCGATGATTTTTCAGGAGCCGATGACCTCGCTCAATCCGGTATTACGCGTTGGCGATCAGCTGACTGAAGCGCTGCGTGACCACCAGATTTGCGACAAAAGCCAGGCCGAGGCGCGCGCGCGTGAGTTATTACGCCAGGTGCGTATTGCCGATGTGGATCGCGTGATGAAAAGTTATCCGCATTCGCTGTCGGGCGGCATGCGCCAGCGCGTGATGATTGCCCAGGCGCTGGCCTGCGATCCGCAGCTGCTGATTGCCGATGAGCCGACCACCGCGCTGGACGTTACGGTGCAGGCGCGCATTCTGCACATCCTGCGCGACCTGCAGCGCGAGAAGCAGATGGCGGTGCTGTTTATCACCCACGACATGGGCGTGGTGGCCGAAATCGCCGATCGCGTAGTGGTAATGCTACGTGGCGAAGTGGTTGAGCAGGGCACGGTCAGCGACATCTTCAGTGCGCCGCAGCATCCTTACACCAAAGCATTACTCGCCGCGGTGCCGAAACTCGGCGATATGCGCGAACACGCGTGGCCGCAGCGCTTTCCGCTGTTGGGCAGCGAGGCCAACGATCGCAGCGAGCAGCGCACCGCGCGCTACGACCAAACGCCACTGCTGGATGTGCGTGGTCTGAAAGTGTACTACCCGATTCGCAGCGGCATTTTCTCGGCGCTGACCCATCAGGTGCACGCGGTGGAGCAGATCGATTTCAGCCTGTGGCCGGGCGAAACCCTGGCGATTGTCGGCGAAAGCGGCTGCGGTAAGTCTACGACCGGACGCGCGCTGATGCGGCTGATTAACAGCGACGCCGACAGCATCCATTTTCAGGGCAATGAAATCGCCAACCTGAAAGAGGCACAGTTTCAACCGCTGCGCCGTGAAATTCAGATGGTATTTCAGGATCCCTACGCCTCACTTAATCCGCGTTTGACGGTTGGTTTCACCATTGCCGAGCCGCTGCTGCTGCACGGCATGGTGAAGTCGCTGGACGAGGCCTCGCCGCAGGTCGATGCGCTGCTAAAAAGCGTGGGACTGCTGCCGGAACATGCGCGGCGCTATCCGCACGAATTTTCCGGCGGCCAGCGCCAGCGTATCGCCATTGCGCGCGCTATGGCGTTGAAACCCAAGGTGATCATTGCCGATGAAGCCGTTTCGGCGTTGGACGTGTCGATTCAGGCGCAGGTGGTCAATCTGATGATGGATCTGCAACAGCAAACCGGCGTGGCGTGGATTTTTATTTCGCATGATATGGCGGTGGTAGAACGCATTGCTAACCGCGTGGCGGTGATGTATCTCGGCCAGATTGTTGAGCTCGGGCCGCGCCAGTCGGTGTTCAACCAGCCACAACATCCTTATACCCAACGTCTGCTGGCCTCGGTGCCGGTAGCCGATCCTCAGAACCGGCAACCCCGCACTTTCGAAGAGAGCGAAATCCCTTCGCCGCTGCGCAAGGTGGGAGAAACGGTCATCAAACCACGTTATCGCCAGGTTGCTCCGCAACACTGGGTCGCTGACTGTGTTTCGCGCTAA
- a CDS encoding glutathione ABC transporter substrate-binding protein translates to MNPIFRRTALALGLTLSLAAAAQAQDLRISMYADITGLDPHDTSDNVSYSVQSGIFERLFQFDAQMKLQPWLATRYTSNDSATEFTLTLRKDVTFQDGTPFDAEAVKANLDRLADQKKGLKRNSLYKMIEKVTVLAPDQVKIELNQSFGAFINTLAHPSAVMWSPAILKQYPEEAQLRLHPVGTGPFKFVSWQPGKAVSLAKYEGYWQKGWPKVDNVIFSPSPEDATRVAALKSGQVDAIWPLPSDLIATVQSDSKLAIQRDPSIYLYYMAINTQHKPLADVRVRQAINYAIDRDLWLKVAFAGMGKPASSAIPQGVQFYQKQSAPNYRYAPDEAKALLKEAGYPNGLDLKVWVTNATASVRAAQVLKAQLATVGIRATVTPMDSGTRNAKLWGVKDPKQAEFDLYYGGWSTSTGDADWALRPLYATESWVPTSYNVSYFSNAEADKAIAGGLATADPAKRGEAYAEAQKVLWKEAPVAFLGTPDNLVGKRSTLNGVSMLPDGNFLFNQAAFK, encoded by the coding sequence ATGAACCCGATTTTCCGCCGTACGGCGCTTGCGCTGGGATTGACCCTCTCGCTGGCCGCTGCTGCTCAGGCACAGGATCTGCGCATTTCGATGTATGCCGATATCACCGGCCTCGATCCGCACGATACTTCCGACAACGTCAGCTACTCGGTGCAGAGCGGCATCTTTGAGCGCTTGTTCCAGTTCGATGCACAGATGAAGCTGCAGCCGTGGCTGGCCACCCGCTACACCAGCAACGACAGCGCCACTGAATTTACCCTGACGCTGCGTAAAGACGTCACCTTCCAGGACGGTACGCCGTTCGATGCGGAAGCAGTAAAAGCCAACCTCGATCGCCTCGCCGACCAGAAAAAAGGCCTCAAGCGCAACAGCCTGTACAAGATGATTGAGAAGGTGACGGTGCTGGCGCCGGACCAGGTAAAAATCGAGCTGAACCAATCGTTTGGTGCCTTCATCAACACGCTGGCGCATCCGTCGGCGGTGATGTGGAGCCCGGCAATCCTGAAGCAATATCCGGAAGAAGCGCAGCTGCGCCTGCATCCGGTGGGCACCGGCCCGTTCAAATTCGTCAGCTGGCAGCCGGGTAAAGCTGTCAGCTTAGCGAAGTACGAAGGCTACTGGCAAAAGGGCTGGCCGAAGGTGGATAACGTGATCTTCTCGCCCAGCCCGGAAGATGCCACGCGCGTCGCGGCACTAAAATCGGGGCAGGTTGATGCGATCTGGCCGCTGCCGTCGGATCTGATCGCCACCGTGCAGAGCGACAGCAAACTGGCGATCCAGCGCGATCCAAGCATTTACCTCTACTACATGGCGATCAACACCCAGCACAAGCCGCTCGCCGATGTACGTGTACGCCAGGCGATCAATTACGCCATCGACCGCGATCTGTGGCTGAAAGTGGCGTTTGCCGGCATGGGTAAACCGGCCAGCTCGGCGATTCCGCAAGGCGTGCAGTTCTATCAGAAGCAGAGCGCGCCGAACTATCGCTATGCGCCGGATGAGGCCAAAGCGCTGTTGAAGGAAGCGGGTTATCCGAACGGCCTCGACCTGAAAGTGTGGGTCACCAACGCCACCGCCAGCGTGCGTGCCGCGCAGGTGCTCAAAGCGCAGCTGGCAACGGTGGGCATTCGCGCCACGGTCACGCCGATGGATTCTGGCACGCGCAACGCCAAACTGTGGGGCGTGAAAGACCCGAAACAGGCGGAATTTGACCTCTATTACGGCGGCTGGTCGACCTCAACCGGTGATGCCGATTGGGCGCTGCGTCCACTCTATGCCACCGAATCCTGGGTGCCAACCTCGTACAACGTTTCGTACTTCAGCAATGCCGAAGCCGACAAAGCGATTGCCGGAGGTTTAGCCACCGCCGATCCGGCCAAACGTGGCGAGGCATACGCTGAAGCGCAGAAAGTGTTGTGGAAAGAGGCACCGGTGGCCTTCCTCGGCACGCCAGACAATCTGGTTGGCAAGCGCAGCACGCTGAACGGTGTGTCGATGCTGCCGGATGGTAACTTCCTGTTTAATCAGGCGGCGTTTAAGTAA
- a CDS encoding ABC transporter permease: protein MFAYIIRRLLEMIPVLLVVSLLVFGFIKLLPGDPARIYAGPDAPLAAVEAARQHLGLNDPLPQQYINWIGGLLRGDLGVTYRTQQPVLEVIKQGFMPTMWLALAGFAWSVMLGLFLGVFAALKRGKWQDWTLMSVAVGGISMPTFWLGLLLIQFVAMPFGLFSVSGFNQPSDIVLPAITLGSSVAAVMARFTRSAFLEVAQEDYVRTAKAKGLRNRLVTWKHVMRNALIPVITMLGLQFGFLLGGSIVVESVFNWPGLGWLLIESIKAQDQPVIQALVMLFVFEFIVINLLVDLLYAVVNPAIRLRQEP, encoded by the coding sequence ATGTTCGCATACATCATTCGTCGACTGCTGGAGATGATCCCCGTACTGCTGGTGGTCTCGCTGCTGGTCTTCGGCTTCATCAAGCTGCTGCCCGGCGATCCGGCGCGCATCTACGCCGGGCCGGATGCGCCTTTAGCCGCGGTGGAAGCTGCGCGCCAGCATCTCGGACTTAACGATCCGCTACCGCAGCAATACATCAACTGGATCGGCGGCCTGCTGCGCGGCGATCTTGGCGTCACCTATCGCACCCAGCAGCCGGTGCTGGAAGTGATTAAACAAGGCTTTATGCCGACGATGTGGCTGGCGCTGGCGGGTTTTGCCTGGTCGGTGATGCTCGGCCTGTTCCTCGGCGTGTTTGCCGCGCTGAAACGCGGTAAATGGCAGGACTGGACGTTGATGAGCGTCGCCGTGGGCGGCATCTCGATGCCGACTTTCTGGCTGGGCCTGCTGCTGATCCAGTTCGTCGCCATGCCGTTTGGCCTGTTTTCGGTCAGCGGCTTCAATCAACCCAGCGACATCGTATTACCGGCCATCACGCTCGGATCATCGGTGGCGGCGGTGATGGCGCGCTTCACCCGCTCGGCGTTTCTCGAAGTGGCGCAGGAAGATTACGTGCGCACCGCCAAAGCCAAAGGGCTGCGTAATCGGCTGGTGACGTGGAAACACGTGATGCGCAATGCATTGATCCCGGTGATCACCATGCTCGGCTTGCAGTTTGGTTTTCTGCTCGGCGGATCGATTGTGGTCGAAAGCGTCTTCAACTGGCCGGGATTAGGCTGGCTGTTGATCGAGTCGATCAAGGCGCAGGATCAGCCGGTGATCCAGGCGTTAGTGATGCTGTTCGTGTTTGAATTTATTGTGATTAACCTGCTGGTCGATCTGCTGTATGCCGTGGTCAACCCAGCGATTCGCCTGCGACAGGAGCCGTAA